In Pseudomonas saudiphocaensis, one DNA window encodes the following:
- the folK gene encoding 2-amino-4-hydroxy-6-hydroxymethyldihydropteridine diphosphokinase — protein MSLKPVLLGLGSNVGRERNLNAGLDALSLMLRDMRCSPVFESHAVGYKGDNFFNLVVAGDTSLSLMELDRRLKFIEADNGRYAPDRKGLPLDIDVLMYGDRVGNFHGLELPRPEVLKNAFVLWPLSLLAPDVRHPLDGRRFAELWQAAQIDQKLWPTSFRWRETELTPSQLLREYPGRS, from the coding sequence ATGTCGCTAAAACCCGTCTTGCTTGGGCTTGGCAGCAATGTCGGGCGCGAGCGCAACCTCAATGCCGGGCTCGACGCACTGAGCCTAATGCTGCGGGACATGCGTTGCTCGCCGGTATTCGAAAGCCATGCCGTGGGCTACAAGGGCGACAACTTCTTCAACCTGGTGGTGGCCGGCGACACCTCATTGTCCCTGATGGAGCTGGATCGCCGGCTCAAGTTCATCGAAGCGGACAATGGTCGCTACGCGCCAGATCGCAAGGGCCTGCCCCTGGATATCGACGTGCTGATGTATGGCGATAGGGTCGGCAACTTCCACGGCCTGGAGCTGCCTCGTCCGGAGGTGCTGAAAAACGCCTTCGTTCTCTGGCCGCTTTCGTTGCTAGCGCCCGATGTTCGCCACCCGCTGGATGGCCGAAGGTTCGCTGAGCTGTGGCAGGCGGCGCAGATCGACCAGAAACTTTGGCCTACCAGTTTTCGCTGGAGAGAGACCGAGCTGACGCCATCGCAATTGCTGCGCGAGTATCCGGGCAGATCGTAG
- a CDS encoding plasmid-related protein: MSTEQLLLDKFQGSPLLSIEQVADILHRSKDGLRITLSGNSELAQKLRDTRLKIGRRVYFKTQGIARLIDEASA; encoded by the coding sequence TTGAGCACTGAACAACTACTACTTGATAAGTTTCAAGGTTCACCACTCCTTTCAATTGAACAAGTCGCAGATATTCTTCATCGAAGCAAAGATGGATTACGCATAACTCTATCTGGAAACTCTGAGCTCGCCCAAAAACTGCGGGATACCCGGCTTAAAATCGGTCGCCGTGTTTACTTCAAAACTCAAGGCATTGCGCGGCTGATTGATGAGGCCAGCGCATGA
- a CDS encoding tyrosine-type recombinase/integrase yields MATIVKTEAGTWKALVRKTGWPTNTKTFRTKRDAEDWARRTEDEMVRGVYIQRSGSERMTLEMALKRYLSEISPTKKPTTQRAEATKAQQLISHLGKYSMAALSADIIAGYRDTRLASITNRGKPTSNNTVRLELALLSHLFTVAIQEWGLGLSFNPVLNIRKPSPGEGRDRRLSAEEERRLLTAVNNHSNPMLGWIVRIALETGMRSSEITSLRRHQVDMKKRVVRLSDTKNDTARTVPLSKWATETFQAALNNPIRPIDCDLVFFGEPGKNGKRGPYAFTKTWGLLKTKLGMPDLRFHDLRHEAVSRLVEGGLSDQEVSAISGHKSMQMLKRYTHLRAEDLVGKLDRMAEQTKP; encoded by the coding sequence TTGGCCACGATTGTCAAAACCGAAGCCGGTACCTGGAAAGCCTTGGTGCGCAAAACTGGCTGGCCGACCAACACTAAAACCTTCCGAACCAAACGTGATGCCGAAGACTGGGCGCGCCGCACCGAAGATGAAATGGTCAGGGGCGTGTACATCCAGCGCAGCGGCTCCGAGCGCATGACCTTGGAAATGGCGCTGAAACGCTACCTCAGCGAAATCAGCCCGACCAAGAAGCCGACCACCCAGCGCGCCGAGGCCACCAAAGCCCAGCAGCTGATCAGCCACCTGGGCAAATACTCCATGGCCGCCCTCTCCGCTGATATCATCGCCGGCTACCGCGACACGCGCCTGGCCTCGATCACTAATCGCGGCAAGCCCACCAGCAACAACACCGTGCGCTTGGAGCTGGCCCTGCTCAGCCACCTGTTCACCGTGGCGATTCAGGAGTGGGGCCTGGGCCTCAGCTTCAATCCGGTGCTGAACATTCGCAAACCCAGCCCCGGCGAAGGCCGTGACCGGCGCCTGTCTGCAGAAGAAGAACGCCGCCTGCTGACCGCCGTGAACAATCACAGCAACCCCATGCTTGGCTGGATCGTCCGCATCGCCCTGGAAACCGGCATGCGCTCGTCTGAGATCACATCCCTGCGCAGGCATCAGGTCGATATGAAAAAGCGCGTGGTGCGGCTCTCCGACACCAAAAACGACACTGCACGCACTGTCCCGCTCAGCAAATGGGCCACAGAGACCTTCCAGGCGGCGCTGAACAACCCTATACGCCCGATTGACTGCGACCTGGTGTTCTTTGGCGAACCAGGCAAAAACGGCAAGCGCGGCCCCTACGCCTTCACGAAGACCTGGGGTTTGCTGAAGACCAAGCTTGGGATGCCCGATCTGCGCTTCCACGATCTGCGCCATGAAGCAGTCAGCCGGCTGGTTGAGGGCGGCCTATCCGACCAGGAGGTTTCCGCCATCAGCGGCCACAAGTCGATGCAGATGCTGAAGCGCTACACACACCTACGGGCCGAAGACCTTGTAGGCAAGCTGGACAGAATGGCTGAGCAAACCAAACCGTAG
- the tsaD gene encoding tRNA (adenosine(37)-N6)-threonylcarbamoyltransferase complex transferase subunit TsaD: MLVLGLETSCDETGVALYDSEQGLLADALFSQIDLHRVYGGVVPELASRDHVKRMLPLIRQVLDEAGRDSSQIDAVAYTAGPGLVGALLVGASCAQAMAFAWGVPAIGVHHMEGHLLAPMLEEQPPAFPFVALLVSGGHTQLVRVDGIGRYELLGESVDDAAGEAFDKTAKLMGLRYPGGPEIAALAERGTPGRFVFPRPMTDRPGLDFSFSGLKTSTLTAWQRCREAGDDSEQTRCDIALAFQQAVVDTLTIKCRRALQQTGLNTLVIAGGVSANQALRHSLESMLAELKGQVFYARPRFCTDNGAMIAYAGCQRLLAGQREDLAIKVQARWPMESLPDCGA, translated from the coding sequence ATGCTGGTGCTGGGGCTGGAAACTTCATGCGACGAAACCGGTGTCGCGCTGTATGACAGCGAACAAGGCCTGCTGGCCGATGCGTTGTTCAGTCAGATCGATCTGCATCGCGTTTACGGCGGAGTAGTGCCGGAGCTGGCATCGCGCGACCATGTCAAGCGCATGCTGCCGCTGATTCGCCAGGTGCTGGATGAGGCCGGGCGTGATTCGAGCCAGATCGATGCGGTGGCTTATACGGCCGGGCCGGGCCTGGTTGGCGCCCTGCTGGTGGGAGCGTCCTGTGCGCAGGCGATGGCTTTTGCCTGGGGCGTACCGGCCATCGGCGTGCATCATATGGAAGGCCATCTGCTGGCGCCCATGCTCGAAGAACAGCCGCCAGCGTTCCCGTTCGTCGCCTTGCTGGTTTCTGGTGGGCATACGCAACTGGTGCGCGTAGACGGCATTGGCCGTTACGAGCTGTTGGGTGAGTCGGTGGACGATGCCGCCGGTGAAGCCTTCGACAAGACTGCCAAACTGATGGGTCTGCGCTACCCCGGTGGCCCTGAAATCGCGGCGCTGGCCGAGCGCGGTACTCCTGGGCGTTTCGTCTTTCCACGTCCGATGACTGATCGCCCAGGGCTGGATTTCAGCTTCAGCGGCCTCAAGACTTCCACCCTCACTGCCTGGCAGCGCTGCCGCGAGGCCGGTGATGATAGCGAGCAGACTCGCTGTGACATCGCCTTGGCGTTTCAGCAGGCAGTGGTCGATACGCTGACGATCAAATGCCGTCGTGCCTTGCAGCAGACGGGCCTCAATACGCTGGTGATTGCCGGTGGGGTCAGCGCCAATCAGGCCCTGCGCCATAGTCTGGAAAGCATGCTCGCCGAGCTGAAAGGCCAGGTGTTTTATGCGCGGCCGCGGTTCTGTACCGACAATGGCGCAATGATCGCCTATGCCGGATGCCAGCGACTGCTGGCCGGGCAGCGTGAGGATCTGGCGATCAAGGTGCAGGCGCGTTGGCCGATGGAAAGCCTGCCTGACTGTGGGGCGTAG
- the folB gene encoding dihydroneopterin aldolase — protein MDKVFIEGLEVDTLIGAYDWERGIRQCLRLDLTLGWDIRPAAQNDQLDKALDYAEVGKVIEQFAQTARFELVETFAERLAACLMERFGIPWLRLRVTKPGVNARASALGVEIERGCR, from the coding sequence GTGGACAAAGTTTTCATCGAAGGGCTGGAAGTAGATACATTGATTGGCGCCTATGACTGGGAGCGCGGTATTCGTCAGTGTCTGCGGCTGGATCTGACCCTGGGCTGGGACATTCGTCCGGCCGCGCAGAATGACCAGCTGGACAAGGCGTTGGATTACGCCGAGGTTGGCAAGGTGATCGAGCAGTTCGCACAGACAGCTCGCTTCGAGCTGGTGGAAACCTTTGCCGAGCGCCTCGCGGCCTGCCTGATGGAGCGCTTCGGCATTCCCTGGCTGCGCCTGCGGGTAACCAAACCGGGCGTCAACGCCCGCGCTTCGGCGCTGGGCGTGGAGATCGAGCGCGGATGTCGCTAA
- the plsY gene encoding glycerol-3-phosphate 1-O-acyltransferase PlsY, which yields MFWQLTLLAYLIGSLSFAILLSRLAGAPDPRAGGSGNPGATNMLRVAGKRLAIATLCGDLLKGLLPVMLAGFLGLSVEQQSWIAVAAVLGHLYPLYFRFRGGKGVATAAGALLGLYPPAAILALTGWLVVFKLSRTSSLAALAALPLCLPLLAWQQPDSLLPMSLLACLIFWRHRDNLRDLAAGRERHF from the coding sequence ATGTTCTGGCAACTGACACTGCTCGCTTATCTGATCGGATCACTGTCATTCGCCATTCTACTCAGTCGCCTGGCCGGGGCGCCTGACCCACGTGCAGGCGGATCGGGCAATCCTGGGGCGACCAATATGCTGCGTGTGGCTGGCAAACGCCTGGCGATTGCCACGCTGTGCGGCGACCTGCTCAAGGGCTTGCTACCCGTCATGCTCGCCGGTTTCCTCGGTCTTTCGGTTGAGCAACAAAGCTGGATTGCCGTGGCCGCGGTGCTCGGTCATCTATACCCACTGTATTTTCGTTTCCGCGGCGGCAAGGGCGTCGCTACTGCGGCCGGCGCTCTGCTCGGACTTTACCCGCCTGCAGCAATACTGGCGTTGACCGGCTGGCTGGTGGTGTTCAAACTCTCCCGCACCAGCTCCCTCGCTGCGCTGGCAGCTCTGCCGCTATGCCTGCCGCTACTCGCCTGGCAGCAACCCGACAGCCTGTTACCAATGAGCTTGCTGGCCTGCCTGATCTTCTGGAGACATCGCGATAACCTGCGCGATCTGGCTGCCGGCCGCGAGCGACACTTTTAA
- the rpsU gene encoding 30S ribosomal protein S21 — protein sequence MPNVKVKENEPFDVALRRFKRSCEKAGVLAEVRSREFYEKPTAERKRKAAAAVKRHAKKVQREQRRSVRLY from the coding sequence ATGCCCAACGTTAAAGTTAAAGAGAACGAACCATTCGACGTAGCTCTGCGTCGCTTCAAGCGTTCTTGCGAAAAAGCTGGTGTGCTGGCAGAAGTCCGCAGCCGCGAGTTCTACGAGAAGCCCACTGCCGAGCGCAAGCGTAAAGCTGCTGCCGCAGTAAAGCGCCACGCCAAGAAAGTGCAGCGCGAACAGCGCCGCAGCGTTCGTCTGTACTGA
- a CDS encoding multifunctional CCA addition/repair protein, translating into MQIYKVGGAVRDRLLGRPVTEVDWVVVGASAEQMQALGYRPVGADFPVFLHPKTGEEYALARTERKSGRGYGGFTFYASPDVTLEDDLIRRDLTINAMAEDEQGRLVDPYNGQADLAARTLRHVSPAFAEDPLRVLRVARFAARYAHLGFSVADETLVLMRQLAESGELQALTPERCWKEISRALMEPRPDVFIQVLRDCGALAVLLPEVDTLFVSSQHERLFRVLRHCAEQAQPLPIRWACLLHVSAHGAVPSETGDRLRLIEAVNARYKVPRECQELALLVGEFQDQAQRAQELNAAALFELLQHFDIHRRPERFEQFIAACEMITLHEGPALSAQSAHLREAADAVRAVEVKTLIAQGYQGAELGEALKRERRKAVEHFAASRR; encoded by the coding sequence ATGCAAATCTATAAAGTCGGCGGAGCGGTGCGGGATCGTTTGCTGGGTCGTCCCGTAACCGAGGTGGATTGGGTAGTGGTCGGCGCCAGCGCCGAGCAGATGCAGGCGCTAGGCTATCGCCCGGTGGGCGCGGACTTCCCGGTTTTCCTGCATCCCAAGACTGGCGAGGAGTATGCACTGGCCCGTACCGAGCGCAAAAGCGGGCGCGGCTACGGCGGCTTCACCTTCTATGCCAGTCCCGACGTCACCCTCGAAGACGACCTAATCCGCCGCGACCTGACCATCAATGCCATGGCCGAGGATGAACAGGGCCGCCTGGTCGACCCCTACAACGGCCAGGCCGACCTCGCCGCTCGCACGCTCAGACACGTCTCCCCCGCCTTCGCCGAAGACCCGCTGCGGGTACTGCGCGTGGCGCGTTTCGCGGCACGTTATGCCCATCTGGGGTTCAGCGTGGCAGACGAAACCCTGGTACTGATGCGCCAGCTGGCCGAGTCTGGCGAGCTGCAAGCACTCACCCCGGAACGCTGCTGGAAGGAAATCTCCCGCGCACTGATGGAGCCGCGGCCCGACGTTTTTATCCAGGTTCTGCGCGACTGCGGCGCGCTCGCCGTGCTGCTTCCCGAAGTCGATACCCTGTTCGTCAGCAGCCAGCATGAGCGACTGTTCAGGGTGCTGCGCCACTGCGCCGAGCAGGCCCAGCCGCTGCCTATTCGCTGGGCCTGCCTGCTGCATGTCTCGGCCCACGGCGCTGTGCCAAGCGAAACCGGCGATCGCCTGCGTCTGATCGAAGCCGTGAATGCACGTTATAAGGTGCCTCGCGAATGCCAGGAGCTGGCGCTGCTGGTCGGCGAATTCCAGGACCAGGCACAACGGGCACAGGAGCTGAATGCGGCAGCGTTGTTCGAGCTGTTGCAACACTTCGATATCCATCGCCGCCCCGAGCGCTTCGAGCAATTTATCGCTGCATGCGAAATGATCACTCTTCACGAAGGCCCCGCGCTTTCGGCTCAAAGCGCCCACCTGCGCGAGGCCGCAGATGCCGTCCGCGCGGTGGAAGTGAAAACGCTGATCGCGCAAGGCTACCAGGGCGCCGAGCTTGGCGAAGCCCTGAAACGCGAACGCCGCAAGGCCGTCGAGCACTTTGCGGCCAGCCGGCGCTAG
- the dnaG gene encoding DNA primase: MAGLIPQSFIDDLLNRSDIVEVVSSRIQLKKAGKNYTACCPFHKEKTPSFSVSPDKQFYYCFGCGAGGNALGFIMDHDSLDFPQAVEDLAKRAGMEVPREEGGPGRKPRQPVDSPLYPLLEAAAEYYRQALKSHPARKAAVEYLKSRGLSGVIARDFSLGFAPPGWDNLIKHLGGDSLQHKAMLDAGLLIENSETGRSYDRFRDRVMFPIRDSRGRIIAFGGRVLGDDKPKYLNSPETPVFHKGQELYGLYEARKANRDLDEIMVVEGYMDVIALAQQGLRNAVATLGTATSDEHLKRLFRVVPSVLFCFDGDAAGRKAAWRALESTLPNLQDGKRARFLFLPEGEDPDSLVRREGTDAFLARIQQQAQPLADYFFQQLSEEADPRSLEGKAHLATLAAPLIEKIPGANLRALMRQRLSEITGLQGDALQQMSVAAPAAAPHFDDNAYYDTSTGQEEDAWYAPPEAPQPKRSGQKEWKKDWKKPGQRPDFKARAPRTPTSVEPPALTTLRTLLHHPELAQKVEDASNFAAEDDTYAQLLVALLGTLQKNPKLRSLQLIARWHGTDQGRLLRALAEKEWLISADNLEQQFFDTISTLATRQRERSLEKLLRKARQGELSAEEKDQLRNLLNRNATPATGST, translated from the coding sequence ATGGCCGGCCTGATCCCGCAGTCTTTCATTGATGACCTGCTCAACCGCTCCGACATTGTCGAAGTGGTGAGTTCGCGCATTCAACTGAAAAAAGCCGGAAAGAACTACACCGCCTGCTGCCCCTTCCATAAGGAAAAGACCCCCTCATTCAGCGTCAGCCCCGACAAGCAGTTCTATTACTGCTTCGGCTGTGGCGCAGGCGGCAACGCCCTTGGCTTCATCATGGATCATGACAGCCTGGACTTTCCCCAGGCGGTCGAAGATCTGGCCAAGCGCGCCGGCATGGAAGTGCCTCGCGAAGAAGGCGGGCCCGGCCGCAAGCCCCGACAACCGGTCGACTCACCGCTGTACCCACTGCTGGAAGCTGCCGCCGAGTACTACCGCCAGGCACTGAAGAGCCACCCGGCACGCAAGGCGGCCGTGGAATACCTCAAGAGCCGCGGCCTTTCAGGGGTAATCGCTCGCGACTTCAGCCTCGGCTTCGCACCGCCCGGCTGGGACAATCTGATCAAGCATCTGGGCGGCGACAGCCTGCAGCACAAGGCCATGCTCGACGCCGGCCTATTGATCGAGAACAGCGAAACCGGGCGCAGTTACGACCGCTTCCGTGACCGCGTGATGTTTCCGATTCGCGACAGCCGCGGACGCATCATCGCCTTCGGCGGAAGGGTACTGGGCGACGACAAGCCCAAGTACCTCAACTCGCCGGAGACGCCGGTATTTCACAAGGGTCAGGAACTCTACGGCCTTTACGAGGCACGCAAGGCCAACCGCGACCTCGATGAGATCATGGTGGTGGAAGGCTACATGGACGTCATCGCACTGGCCCAGCAAGGCCTGCGCAATGCCGTCGCCACCCTCGGCACCGCCACCAGCGACGAGCACCTCAAGCGCCTGTTTCGGGTTGTCCCAAGCGTGCTGTTCTGCTTTGACGGCGATGCCGCCGGACGCAAGGCCGCCTGGCGCGCCCTCGAGTCGACCCTGCCCAACCTGCAGGACGGCAAGCGCGCGCGCTTCCTGTTCCTGCCCGAAGGCGAAGATCCGGACAGTCTGGTTCGCCGCGAAGGCACCGACGCCTTCCTGGCCCGCATCCAGCAGCAGGCACAGCCGTTGGCGGACTACTTCTTCCAGCAGCTCAGTGAAGAAGCCGATCCCCGCTCACTGGAAGGCAAAGCCCATCTGGCCACGCTGGCGGCACCGCTCATCGAAAAGATTCCCGGCGCCAACCTGCGCGCCCTGATGCGCCAGCGCCTGAGCGAAATCACCGGCCTGCAGGGCGATGCTCTGCAGCAAATGAGCGTTGCCGCACCAGCTGCGGCGCCTCACTTCGATGACAACGCCTACTACGACACCAGCACGGGCCAGGAAGAAGACGCCTGGTACGCACCGCCCGAAGCCCCCCAGCCCAAGCGCAGCGGCCAGAAAGAGTGGAAAAAGGACTGGAAAAAACCCGGCCAGCGACCAGACTTCAAGGCGCGGGCGCCACGCACGCCTACTAGCGTCGAACCACCAGCGCTGACCACTCTGCGCACGCTCCTGCATCACCCGGAGCTGGCGCAAAAAGTTGAAGATGCCAGCAACTTCGCCGCTGAAGATGATACTTACGCGCAACTGCTGGTTGCCCTGCTTGGCACCCTGCAGAAAAACCCCAAGCTGCGCAGCCTGCAATTGATCGCACGCTGGCACGGAACCGACCAAGGGCGCCTTTTACGCGCCCTGGCGGAGAAAGAATGGCTGATCTCGGCCGATAACCTTGAACAACAGTTTTTCGACACCATATCTACCCTGGCAACCAGGCAGCGCGAACGCAGCCTGGAAAAATTGCTCCGCAAGGCCCGCCAGGGCGAACTCAGCGCAGAGGAAAAAGACCAGCTGCGCAATCTCTTGAACCGCAACGCAACACCCGCTACAGGGTCCACCTAA
- the blaDIM gene encoding DIM/SIM/IMP family subclass B1 metallo-beta-lactamase has protein sequence MRFLCALLFTLVFCGLAWADDPLPELRIEKIAEDVYLHTSYQHVDGHGLVDANGLVVLDGQDAYIIDTPWSRQDTAALVAWLQERNYEVKASVSTHFHDDRTAGIGYLNSISVPTYASEQTNALLKQHDKALATKTFGNESLWLVESKIEVFYPGAGHSVDNLVVWLPEQRILNGGCLVRAGETSTLGNTSDAVIADWAASAERLQRRYPDAQVVIPGHGAMGDRSLLEHTRKLAEAATKAE, from the coding sequence ATGAGATTCCTGTGTGCGCTACTGTTTACCCTGGTGTTCTGTGGGCTCGCCTGGGCAGACGATCCGTTGCCGGAGCTGCGGATCGAGAAGATTGCCGAAGATGTTTATCTGCATACCTCCTACCAGCATGTGGACGGCCACGGCCTGGTCGATGCGAATGGTCTGGTGGTGCTGGATGGGCAGGACGCCTACATCATCGATACGCCCTGGTCGCGGCAGGATACGGCGGCGCTGGTGGCCTGGCTGCAGGAGCGCAACTACGAGGTCAAGGCGAGTGTTTCCACTCACTTTCACGACGACCGCACTGCCGGGATCGGCTACCTGAACTCGATTTCAGTGCCGACCTATGCCTCCGAGCAGACCAATGCCTTGCTGAAGCAGCATGACAAGGCGCTGGCGACGAAGACCTTCGGCAATGAGTCCTTATGGCTGGTGGAGAGCAAGATCGAGGTCTTCTACCCCGGCGCCGGACACAGCGTCGACAACCTGGTGGTGTGGTTGCCGGAGCAAAGGATTTTGAATGGCGGGTGCCTGGTTCGGGCGGGCGAGACCAGCACGCTGGGCAATACCAGCGATGCGGTTATCGCCGATTGGGCGGCTTCCGCGGAACGGCTGCAGCGCCGTTATCCTGATGCGCAGGTGGTGATCCCTGGGCATGGCGCCATGGGCGATAGGTCGCTGCTTGAGCACACGCGCAAGCTGGCCGAGGCGGCGACCAAGGCCGAGTGA
- the rpoD gene encoding RNA polymerase sigma factor RpoD has translation MSGKAQQQSRLKELIQRGREQGYLTYAEVNDHLPEDISDPEQVEDIIRMINDMGINVFEVAPDADALLLAEADTDEAAAEEAAAALAAVETDIGRTTDPVRMYMREMGTVELLTREGEIEIAKRIEEGIREVMSAIAHFPGTVDSILADYNRVTTEGGRLTEIFNGYIDPDDDGAAAPQEAEPVVPKPAAKPADDSKDEEEEEAETEAEEEEGDGGPDPEVARVRFGAVADQLEVAKKALKKHGRGSKQATEALQELATLFMPIKLIPKQYDALVLQVRESLSQVRAQERAIMQLCVRDARMPRADFLRQFPGNETDLEWADKLASGKSKYAEAIGARKEDIQRCQQKLIALQEECELDIADIKDINRRMSIGEAKARRAKKEMVEANLRLVISIAKKYTNRGLQFLDLIQEGNIGLMKAVDKFEYRRGYKFSTYATWWIRQAITRSIADQARTIRIPVHMIETINKLNRISRQMLQEMGREPTPEELGERMEMPEDKIRKVLKIAKEPISMETPIGDDEDSHLGDFIEDSAMQSPIDVATVESLKEATRDVLSGLTAREAKVLRMRFGIDMNTDHTLEEVGKQFDVTRERIRQIEAKALRKLRHPTRSEHLRSFLDE, from the coding sequence ATGTCCGGAAAAGCGCAACAGCAGTCTCGTCTCAAAGAATTGATCCAGCGTGGACGTGAGCAGGGTTACCTGACTTACGCCGAGGTCAACGACCACCTGCCGGAGGATATTTCCGATCCGGAACAGGTGGAAGATATCATCCGCATGATCAACGACATGGGTATCAATGTATTCGAGGTCGCCCCGGATGCCGATGCCCTGTTGCTGGCCGAAGCTGATACCGATGAAGCCGCCGCCGAAGAGGCCGCTGCGGCTCTCGCTGCCGTGGAAACGGATATTGGCCGCACCACCGACCCAGTGCGCATGTACATGCGTGAAATGGGCACGGTCGAGTTGCTGACCCGCGAAGGCGAGATCGAAATCGCCAAACGCATCGAGGAAGGCATCCGTGAAGTCATGAGCGCCATCGCTCATTTCCCCGGAACTGTCGACAGCATTCTCGCCGACTACAATCGCGTCACCACCGAAGGCGGTCGCCTGACCGAAATCTTCAACGGCTATATCGACCCTGACGACGACGGTGCCGCTGCACCTCAGGAAGCCGAGCCTGTCGTACCGAAGCCGGCTGCCAAGCCCGCAGACGACAGCAAGGACGAAGAGGAAGAAGAGGCCGAGACCGAGGCTGAAGAGGAAGAAGGCGATGGTGGTCCGGACCCTGAAGTCGCCCGCGTGCGCTTCGGCGCCGTTGCCGACCAGCTGGAAGTCGCCAAGAAAGCACTGAAGAAGCATGGCCGTGGCAGCAAGCAGGCAACCGAAGCCCTGCAGGAGCTGGCCACCCTGTTCATGCCCATCAAGCTCATCCCCAAGCAATACGATGCGCTGGTGCTGCAAGTACGCGAGTCGCTGAGCCAGGTTCGTGCCCAGGAACGCGCCATCATGCAGCTGTGCGTCCGTGACGCCCGCATGCCACGCGCCGACTTTCTGCGCCAGTTCCCCGGCAACGAGACCGATCTCGAGTGGGCCGACAAACTGGCCAGCGGCAAGAGCAAGTACGCCGAAGCCATCGGCGCTCGCAAGGAAGACATCCAGCGCTGCCAGCAGAAGCTGATCGCGCTGCAGGAAGAATGCGAACTGGACATCGCCGACATCAAGGACATCAACCGTCGCATGTCCATCGGTGAAGCCAAGGCTCGCCGGGCGAAGAAAGAGATGGTCGAGGCCAACCTGCGCCTGGTTATCTCCATCGCCAAGAAGTACACCAACCGCGGCCTGCAGTTCCTCGACCTGATCCAGGAAGGCAACATTGGCCTGATGAAGGCGGTGGACAAGTTCGAATACCGTCGCGGCTACAAGTTCTCGACCTACGCCACCTGGTGGATTCGCCAGGCGATCACTCGCTCCATTGCCGACCAGGCGCGAACCATCCGTATCCCGGTGCACATGATCGAGACGATCAACAAGCTCAACCGCATCTCCCGTCAGATGCTACAGGAAATGGGGCGCGAGCCCACGCCCGAAGAGCTTGGCGAGCGCATGGAAATGCCCGAGGACAAGATCCGCAAGGTGCTGAAGATCGCCAAAGAGCCGATCTCCATGGAAACCCCCATCGGTGACGACGAAGATTCGCATCTGGGCGACTTCATTGAAGACTCCGCCATGCAATCGCCAATCGACGTGGCGACTGTAGAGAGCCTCAAGGAAGCCACTCGCGACGTGCTCTCCGGCCTCACTGCACGGGAAGCCAAGGTCCTGCGCATGCGCTTCGGTATCGACATGAACACTGACCACACCCTTGAAGAGGTGGGTAAGCAGTTCGATGTAACCCGCGAGCGTATCCGTCAGATTGAGGCCAAGGCGCTGCGCAAGCTGCGCCACCCGACGCGAAGCGAGCATCTGCGTTCCTTCCTCGACGAGTGA